In Humulus lupulus chromosome 7, drHumLupu1.1, whole genome shotgun sequence, the following are encoded in one genomic region:
- the LOC133788957 gene encoding beta-ureidopropionase codes for METAKEETETVNGELQQPTQSTSIDGSICGYDSLHHLLAANLKPHLFQEVSRLLLGLNCAKALETAVLPGSAKALSSEHNFDLQAFCFHADKELLREPRVVRVGLIQNSIVLPTTAAFLDQKRAIFQKLKLIIDAAGASGVNILCLQEAWMMPFAFCTREKRWCEFAEPIDGESTQFLQDLARKYNMVIVSPILERDINHGETIWNTAVIIGNHGNIIGKHRKNHIPRVGDFNESTYYMEGTTGHPVFETAYGKIAVNICYGRHHPLNWLAFGLNGAEIVFNPSATVGELSEPMWPIEARNAAIANSYFVGSINRVGTETFPNPFTSGDGKPQHADFGHFYGSSFFSAPDASCSPSLSHCRDGLLISDMDLNLCRQLKDKWGFRMTARYELYAEMLARYLKPDFEPQVISDPLLHKKSS; via the exons ATGGAAACAGCAAAGGAAGAGACTGAAACTGTAAATGGAGAACTTCAGCAACCAACCCAGTCGACCTCCATTGACGGATCAATTTGTGGCTACGACTCACTTCACCATCTCCTTGCCGCCAATCTCAAACCCCATCTATTTCAG GAAGTCAGCCGCTTGCTTTTGGGACTCAATTGTGCAAAGGCACTTGAAACTGCTGTGCTCCCAGGGTCTGCTAAAGCACTCTCTTCAGAACATAATTTTGATCTCCAG GCTTTCTGCTTTCATGCTGATAAAGAGTTATTGAGAGAACCTCGAGTAGTTAGGGTTGGTCTTATTCAAAACTCTATAGTTCTTCCGACTACTGCCGCCTTCTTAGACCAAAAAAGGGCCATCTTTCAAAAGTTAAAATTGATAATCGATGCTGCTGGTGCTTCTGGAGTAAACATATTATGCTTACAA GAAGCGTGGATGATGCCCTTTGCCTTTTGTACGCGGGAGAAGAGATGGTGTGAATTTGCAGAACCTATTGATGGGGAATCAACACAATTTCTTCAAGATCTTGCCAGAAAATATAACATGGTTATTGTGAGTCCTATTCTTGAGAGAGATATTAATCACGGAGAGACTATATGGAATACAGCTGTCATAATTGGCAATCATGGCAACATAATTGGCAAGCATCGGAAG AACCATATACCAAGAGTTGGAGACTTCAATGAGAGCACGTATTACATGGAAGGAACTACTGGACATCCTGTGTTTGAGACAGCTTATGGGAAAATTGCTGTAAATATATGTTATGGAAGGCACCACCCTTTGAATTGGTTAGCTTTTGGCTTGAATGGTGCAGAGATTGTCTTCAATCCTTCAGCTACTGTTGGTGAACTAAGTGAACCGATGTGGCCCATTGAG GCTCGTAATGCTGCAATAGCAAATAGTTACTTTGTTGGGTCAATCAACCGTGTTGGGACTGAAACATTCCCCAATCCATTCACTTCGGGTGATGGGAAGCCACAACATGCTGACTTCGGGCACTTCTATGGTTCCAGTTTTTTCTCAGCTCCAGATGCTTCATGCAGTCCATCTCTTTCACACTGTAGAGACGGGTTATTAATCTCGGACATGGACCTGAACCTTTGCAGGCAACTGAAGGACAAGTGGGGATTTCGAATGACTGCTAGGTATGAGTTGTATGCAGAGATGCTTGCTCGTTATTTGAAACCAGACTTTGAACCCCAGGTCATTTCTGATCCCTTGTTGCATAAAAAATCATCTTAA